A single genomic interval of Methylobacterium bullatum harbors:
- the pdtaR_3 gene encoding putative transcriptional regulatory protein pdtaR: MSTAQLVVQHLPYLRRYARALTGSQVAGDAYVAATLETLVNEPDTLGRSTNVKADLFRVYTRIWNSLSVNGQSDHVQHDLPAEVRLGQITPLPRQAFLLSCLEGFSEEDAAVILEVDVSQVRDLVDEAGRELAADMATEILIIEDEPLIAMDLEALVEGLGHNVIGVARTRSEAIKIASEGSRPGLILADIQLADGSSGLDAVNDLLKTFEVPVIFITAYPERFLTGERPEPAFLIAKPFQPANVSAVISQALFFQQSARRREKTA; encoded by the coding sequence ATGTCGACAGCTCAACTCGTCGTGCAACATCTGCCGTACCTGCGCCGCTACGCGCGGGCGCTCACAGGCAGCCAGGTCGCCGGCGATGCCTATGTGGCCGCCACCCTGGAAACGCTCGTGAACGAGCCCGACACGTTGGGGCGCAGCACCAACGTCAAAGCCGATCTGTTCCGCGTCTACACGCGCATCTGGAACTCTCTCTCGGTGAACGGCCAGAGCGATCACGTTCAGCATGATCTGCCGGCCGAAGTGCGCCTCGGCCAGATCACGCCGTTGCCGCGTCAGGCGTTCCTTCTGTCATGCCTCGAAGGCTTCTCCGAGGAAGATGCCGCCGTGATCCTCGAGGTCGACGTCAGCCAGGTGCGCGACCTCGTCGATGAAGCGGGTCGGGAACTGGCGGCCGACATGGCGACGGAGATCCTCATTATCGAGGACGAGCCGCTGATCGCCATGGACCTCGAAGCCCTGGTGGAGGGCCTCGGCCACAACGTGATCGGCGTGGCGCGCACACGGTCCGAGGCGATCAAGATCGCGTCGGAGGGCTCGCGCCCCGGTCTGATCCTGGCGGACATCCAGCTCGCGGACGGCTCGTCGGGCCTCGATGCCGTGAACGACCTGTTGAAGACCTTCGAGGTCCCGGTGATCTTCATCACCGCCTATCCCGAGCGGTTCCTCACCGGAGAACGGCCGGAGCCGGCCTTCCTCATCGCCAAACCGTTCCAGCCCGCCAATGTGTCGGCGGTGATCAGCCAGGCACTGTTCTTCCAGCAGAGCGCCCGCCGGCGCGAGAAGACGGCCTGA
- the crp_1 gene encoding CRP-like cAMP-activated global transcriptional regulator has translation MTLDTEVSSLRQVPLFRGVEPSRLKLLAFTSERVHFEAGQQLFARGDVADAAYLLLEGSAAVTIDGAFGPFRLALLGPNALVGEMGILADQPRSATVQAETPITALRIDRTVFLELLAQFPQISIAVMRELALRLEHTNQQLAERRA, from the coding sequence ATGACCCTCGACACGGAGGTATCCTCGCTGCGACAGGTGCCGTTGTTTCGCGGTGTGGAGCCGTCGCGCCTGAAGCTGCTCGCCTTCACGAGCGAGCGCGTTCATTTCGAGGCCGGCCAGCAGCTTTTCGCCCGTGGCGACGTGGCGGACGCCGCCTACCTTCTTCTGGAAGGCTCGGCGGCTGTGACCATCGATGGAGCGTTCGGCCCGTTCCGGCTGGCCCTTCTCGGGCCGAATGCCCTCGTCGGCGAGATGGGCATCCTGGCCGACCAGCCGCGCTCGGCCACCGTCCAGGCGGAGACCCCCATCACGGCCCTCCGCATCGATCGGACCGTCTTCCTCGAACTCCTGGCTCAGTTCCCGCAGATCAGCATCGCCGTCATGCGGGAACTCGCCCTGCGGCTCGAGCACACGAACCAGCAGCTGGCGGAACGCCGCGCCTGA
- a CDS encoding Virulence protein: MADTETLTVAEIEEPLAELGPAIHLDHCVIHVSDWERSTAFYRDVLGAEVIPRGKGVAYRFGGVQLNVHGPGLSPTPLAERPVMPGGSDLCFRWSGSIEDAVAHLTAKGIPIELGPVDRNGAAGAGISVYFRDPDGSLMEFITYPTE; the protein is encoded by the coding sequence ATGGCCGACACTGAGACGCTCACGGTCGCGGAGATCGAGGAGCCCCTCGCCGAACTCGGTCCGGCGATCCACCTCGACCATTGCGTAATCCATGTCTCGGATTGGGAGCGGTCCACCGCTTTCTATCGCGACGTACTCGGGGCCGAGGTGATCCCCCGTGGGAAGGGGGTCGCGTACCGGTTCGGCGGCGTTCAATTGAACGTTCATGGTCCGGGCCTGTCGCCGACGCCCCTTGCCGAACGGCCGGTGATGCCCGGCGGCAGCGACCTGTGCTTTCGCTGGTCGGGTTCGATCGAGGACGCGGTGGCGCATCTGACGGCGAAGGGCATCCCGATCGAACTCGGCCCGGTCGACCGCAACGGGGCTGCCGGCGCGGGGATCAGCGTCTATTTCCGCGATCCGGACGGGTCGTTGATGGAATTCATCACCTACCCGACGGAGTGA
- the ampD gene encoding 1,6-anhydro-N-acetylmuramyl-L-alanine amidase AmpD, with the protein MAFAISANQLRRDGKPVTSIPSPYTGGALPSPTRFLVMHFTYGASALSSAEWFRSKANEGSSAHLVIDRDGSVIQCVRFDKVAWHAGQSTWRGLSGLNQYSIGIELANWGYLNPVGTEWKTHTGVTIAHPHMAAHRNGNPNGVKGPIGWEAYPPVQFQTAAEIARLLAESYGVEEIVGHDGISPDRKWDPGPAFDIAHFRSLVFGGRADNSGISLRVDVAEGLNLRSGPGTTFPVVRLLPAGTLVEPIERDGRWLSVSVMNAQGQPSQTGWVHDHYLS; encoded by the coding sequence ATGGCGTTCGCGATCAGTGCCAATCAATTGCGCCGCGATGGCAAACCCGTCACCTCCATACCATCGCCCTATACTGGTGGAGCACTTCCCTCACCGACGCGGTTTTTGGTGATGCATTTCACCTATGGCGCCAGCGCCCTGTCGAGCGCCGAGTGGTTCCGGAGCAAGGCGAACGAGGGTTCGTCGGCCCATCTCGTCATCGACCGCGATGGATCGGTCATCCAGTGCGTACGGTTCGACAAGGTGGCGTGGCATGCCGGTCAATCGACATGGCGCGGCCTGTCCGGCCTCAACCAGTATTCCATCGGCATCGAGCTCGCCAATTGGGGATACCTCAATCCGGTCGGGACAGAATGGAAGACCCATACGGGCGTCACCATCGCCCATCCGCACATGGCCGCCCACCGGAACGGCAATCCCAACGGCGTGAAGGGGCCGATCGGATGGGAGGCCTATCCCCCGGTTCAGTTCCAGACGGCTGCCGAGATCGCGAGGCTCCTCGCGGAGAGCTATGGCGTCGAGGAGATCGTCGGCCATGACGGCATCAGTCCTGACCGGAAATGGGACCCCGGCCCCGCCTTCGACATAGCGCATTTCCGCAGCCTCGTCTTCGGCGGCCGGGCCGATAACTCGGGAATCAGCCTCCGGGTCGATGTCGCCGAGGGCCTCAACCTCAGGTCAGGGCCCGGAACGACGTTTCCGGTGGTCCGGCTGCTTCCCGCCGGGACGCTGGTGGAGCCGATCGAGCGCGATGGCAGATGGCTCAGCGTCAGCGTGATGAATGCGCAAGGTCAGCCGAGCCAGACGGGCTGGGTCCACGACCACTACCTCTCGTAA
- the ybiS_2 gene encoding putative L,D-transpeptidase YbiS, with the protein MRAMIRPTTTFVEPSMHIRRVLLGLLVIAPLAACNSRGPMTVAQDDEAAWYTGSMPDKPYDVPLVDTSRLDPKYRRQVVRYTGAEKPGTIVVDIDNRQLALVQEDGTARQYGIGVGKLGFSWKGEAKVGRKGVWPDWSPTTTMVSLNPDLPRTRKGGVDNPLGARALYLYQNNRDILFRIHGTNEPWSIGEQMSSGCVRMLNEDIVDLFERVPVGTRVLVRRNGKYRV; encoded by the coding sequence ATGAGGGCAATGATCCGCCCGACGACCACTTTCGTGGAGCCCTCCATGCATATCCGCCGCGTCCTTCTTGGCCTGCTCGTCATCGCTCCATTGGCCGCGTGCAATTCCCGTGGCCCGATGACGGTGGCGCAGGATGACGAGGCCGCCTGGTATACGGGTTCGATGCCGGACAAGCCCTACGACGTTCCGCTGGTGGACACGTCGCGGCTCGATCCGAAATACCGCCGGCAGGTCGTCCGCTACACCGGCGCGGAGAAGCCGGGCACCATCGTCGTCGACATCGACAACCGACAACTCGCCCTGGTGCAGGAGGACGGCACGGCCCGTCAGTACGGCATCGGCGTCGGCAAGCTCGGCTTTTCCTGGAAAGGCGAGGCGAAGGTCGGCCGCAAGGGCGTGTGGCCGGATTGGAGCCCCACCACCACGATGGTCTCCCTCAACCCCGACCTGCCGCGGACCCGCAAGGGGGGCGTCGACAACCCGCTGGGCGCACGCGCGCTCTACCTCTACCAGAACAACCGGGACATCCTGTTCCGCATCCACGGCACCAACGAGCCATGGAGCATCGGCGAGCAGATGTCGTCCGGCTGCGTCCGCATGCTGAACGAAGACATCGTCGACCTGTTCGAGCGCGTTCCCGTCGGCACGCGGGTGCTGGTGCGGCGCAACGGCAAATATCGAGTCTGA
- the ppdK gene encoding Pyruvate, phosphate dikinase: MAKWVYSFGDGKAEGQSSMRNLLGGKGANLAEMSNLGLPVPPGFTITTEVCTWYYDNGRQYPAELKAEVQAALDAVGALTGRGFGDPKNPLLVSVRSGARASMPGMMDTVLNLGLNDITVEALAEGAGDPRFAYDSYRRFITMYSNVVLDVEHHAFEEALEHYKETKGFNLDTELGAEDWKLMIGLYKKIVRDEHGSDFPQDAEDQLWGAIGAVFSSWMIPRAKKYRELNGIPESWGTAVNVQAMVFGNMGDTSATGVAFTRNPSTGERALYGEFLINAQGEDVVAGIRTPQDITEKARIEAKSDKPSMERAMPESYAELVRIYGLLETHYRDMQDMEFTIESGKLWMLQTRNGKRTAKAALRIAVDLAAEGLITEEEAIGRVEPAALDQLLHPTIDPKAERKIIASGLPASPGAATGEIVFNSEDAEAARKAERKCILVRIETSPEDIHGMHASEGILTTRGGMTSHAAVVARGMGKPCVSGVGTIRVDYKAGTLTVAGTTLKAGDKITIDGSTGQVLLGEVKMLEPSLSGEFATLMGWADKVRTMKVRTNADTPTDARAARNFGAEGIGLCRTEHMFFEGDRIVAVREMILADDVEGRRSALAKILPYQRQDFVELFTIMSGLPVTIRLLDPPLHEFLPHTDAEVQDVAKSTGVSEEKLRRRMTELHEFNPMLGFRGCRLAIAFPEIAEMQARAIFEAAVQAAKETDAPVTAEIMVPLVFTQMEFDIVKARIDAMAKAVTEETGAALSYQVGTMIELPRAALRAGDIAKTAEFFSFGTNDLTQTALGISRDDAATFLGAYTQKGILSADPFISIDQEGVGELVRIGVERGRAVRPDIKLGICGEHGGDPASIHFCQDVGLDYVSCSPYRVPIARLAAAQAALAMRDKTGG; this comes from the coding sequence ATGGCGAAGTGGGTCTACTCGTTCGGCGACGGCAAGGCGGAGGGCCAATCCTCCATGCGCAACCTCCTCGGAGGTAAGGGCGCGAACCTTGCCGAGATGTCCAATCTCGGACTCCCCGTTCCACCGGGCTTCACCATCACCACCGAAGTCTGCACCTGGTACTACGACAACGGCCGCCAATACCCGGCCGAGCTGAAGGCCGAGGTCCAGGCCGCCCTCGATGCGGTGGGTGCGCTCACCGGGCGCGGCTTCGGCGATCCCAAGAACCCGCTCCTCGTCTCCGTCCGCTCCGGTGCCCGCGCCTCCATGCCGGGCATGATGGACACGGTGCTCAACCTCGGCCTCAACGACATCACCGTCGAGGCCCTGGCCGAGGGCGCCGGCGATCCGCGCTTCGCCTACGATTCCTATCGCCGCTTCATCACCATGTACTCGAACGTGGTCCTCGACGTGGAGCACCACGCCTTCGAGGAGGCGCTGGAGCATTACAAGGAGACCAAGGGCTTCAACCTCGACACCGAACTCGGTGCCGAGGACTGGAAGCTCATGATCGGTCTCTACAAGAAGATCGTCCGCGATGAGCACGGCTCGGACTTCCCGCAGGACGCGGAAGACCAGCTCTGGGGCGCCATCGGCGCGGTGTTCAGTTCCTGGATGATTCCGCGCGCCAAGAAGTACCGCGAGCTCAACGGCATCCCCGAGAGCTGGGGCACGGCGGTCAACGTCCAGGCCATGGTGTTCGGCAATATGGGCGACACCTCGGCCACGGGCGTCGCTTTCACCCGCAACCCCTCCACCGGCGAGCGGGCGCTCTACGGCGAGTTCCTCATCAACGCCCAGGGCGAAGACGTGGTGGCGGGTATCCGCACGCCGCAGGACATCACCGAGAAGGCGCGGATCGAGGCCAAGTCCGACAAGCCGTCGATGGAGCGGGCGATGCCCGAATCCTATGCCGAACTGGTGCGGATCTACGGGCTGCTCGAGACCCATTACCGCGACATGCAGGACATGGAGTTCACCATCGAGAGCGGAAAGCTCTGGATGCTCCAGACCCGCAACGGCAAGCGCACCGCCAAGGCGGCCTTGCGCATCGCCGTGGATCTCGCCGCCGAAGGCCTGATCACCGAGGAGGAGGCGATCGGCCGGGTCGAGCCCGCCGCCCTCGACCAGTTGCTCCACCCCACCATCGATCCGAAAGCCGAGCGCAAGATCATCGCCTCCGGCCTACCGGCCTCGCCTGGTGCCGCCACCGGCGAGATCGTGTTCAATTCCGAGGATGCCGAGGCCGCCCGCAAGGCCGAGCGCAAGTGTATTCTCGTGCGGATCGAAACGAGCCCCGAGGACATCCACGGGATGCACGCCTCCGAGGGCATCCTTACCACGCGCGGCGGCATGACCTCGCACGCGGCCGTGGTCGCCCGCGGCATGGGCAAGCCCTGCGTCTCGGGCGTCGGCACGATCCGGGTCGATTACAAGGCTGGCACCCTCACGGTGGCGGGGACGACGCTGAAGGCCGGCGACAAGATCACCATCGACGGCTCCACCGGCCAGGTCCTCCTCGGCGAAGTGAAGATGCTGGAGCCTTCGCTCTCCGGTGAATTCGCGACCCTGATGGGCTGGGCCGACAAGGTGCGCACCATGAAGGTGCGCACCAATGCCGACACGCCCACCGATGCCCGCGCCGCCCGCAACTTCGGCGCGGAAGGCATCGGCCTCTGCCGCACCGAGCACATGTTCTTCGAAGGGGACCGGATCGTCGCCGTCCGCGAGATGATCCTCGCCGACGACGTCGAGGGCCGCCGCTCGGCCCTGGCCAAGATCCTGCCCTATCAGCGCCAGGACTTCGTCGAGCTGTTCACGATCATGTCCGGCCTGCCGGTGACGATCCGCCTGCTCGATCCGCCGCTGCACGAGTTCCTGCCGCATACCGATGCGGAAGTTCAGGATGTGGCCAAGAGCACCGGCGTGTCCGAGGAGAAGCTCCGCCGCCGGATGACCGAGCTGCACGAGTTCAACCCGATGCTCGGCTTCCGCGGCTGCCGTCTCGCCATCGCCTTCCCGGAGATCGCCGAGATGCAGGCCCGCGCCATCTTCGAGGCCGCCGTCCAGGCCGCCAAGGAGACGGATGCCCCCGTCACCGCCGAGATCATGGTTCCGCTGGTCTTCACCCAGATGGAGTTCGACATCGTCAAGGCGCGCATCGACGCCATGGCGAAGGCCGTCACCGAGGAGACCGGCGCGGCGCTGTCCTACCAGGTCGGCACCATGATCGAGTTGCCGCGCGCGGCCCTTCGCGCCGGAGACATCGCCAAGACCGCCGAGTTCTTCTCCTTCGGCACCAACGACCTGACGCAGACCGCGCTCGGCATTTCGCGCGACGACGCCGCGACGTTCCTCGGGGCCTATACCCAGAAGGGCATCCTGTCCGCCGATCCGTTCATCTCGATCGATCAGGAGGGCGTGGGTGAACTGGTCCGCATCGGCGTCGAGCGGGGCAGGGCGGTCCGACCCGACATCAAGCTCGGCATCTGCGGCGAGCATGGCGGCGATCCGGCCTCGATCCATTTCTGCCAGGACGTCGGCCTCGATTACGTGTCGTGCTCGCCCTACCGCGTGCCGATCGCGCGTCTCGCCGCCGCCCAGGCCGCCCTGGCGATGCGGGACAAGACCGGCGGCTGA
- the sleB gene encoding Spore cortex-lytic enzyme — protein MVPWTLALGFVVSFTASAGTDPSASGLTGQGGARIALRLPHDTPGVRRRVDAKATERLYPNHEAGAGQEMKAPVVRVGLSSADTGLLVPGSAIWSPDLEPASGFTPPHEMAAEEETDEPSDGATPAIPRAIALSSTTPAPADATPIEVAAASLMIPGFSPRKDLGAGITETAPEDARHRYADLIVPDSIDSEQRCLAEAVYFEARSEPEDGQAAVAQVVLNRVKSGLYPSNVCGVVYQNRHRYMGCQFSFACEGKSLRITDGPSWQSATRIASAVIEGRTYLSEVGGATHYHADYVKPGWSRRLKKMDVIGRHIFYQLKRGQT, from the coding sequence ATGGTGCCTTGGACCCTTGCCCTCGGCTTCGTCGTCTCCTTCACGGCAAGTGCCGGAACCGATCCTTCCGCATCCGGCCTCACGGGACAGGGCGGAGCGAGGATCGCCTTGCGGCTGCCCCACGATACGCCTGGGGTTCGTCGCCGCGTCGATGCGAAGGCGACGGAACGGCTCTATCCGAACCATGAGGCAGGTGCCGGCCAGGAGATGAAAGCGCCCGTCGTCAGGGTCGGCCTGTCGAGCGCCGATACCGGCCTTCTGGTCCCCGGTTCCGCGATCTGGTCGCCCGACCTCGAACCGGCTTCGGGCTTCACGCCCCCGCACGAGATGGCGGCCGAGGAGGAGACCGATGAGCCGTCGGACGGCGCCACACCGGCCATTCCGCGCGCCATCGCCTTGTCGTCCACGACACCGGCCCCGGCGGATGCCACGCCGATCGAAGTCGCGGCGGCCAGCCTGATGATTCCCGGCTTCTCTCCGCGAAAGGATCTCGGCGCCGGCATCACCGAGACCGCCCCCGAGGACGCGCGACACCGCTATGCCGACCTGATCGTTCCCGATTCCATCGACAGCGAGCAACGCTGCCTCGCCGAGGCGGTCTATTTCGAAGCCCGCAGCGAGCCCGAGGACGGCCAGGCGGCCGTCGCCCAAGTCGTGCTCAACCGCGTGAAAAGCGGTCTCTACCCGTCGAATGTCTGCGGCGTCGTCTACCAGAACCGCCATCGCTACATGGGCTGCCAGTTCTCCTTCGCCTGCGAGGGCAAGTCCTTGCGCATCACCGACGGCCCCTCCTGGCAGAGCGCCACCCGCATCGCCAGCGCGGTGATCGAAGGCCGCACCTATCTCAGCGAGGTCGGAGGCGCCACGCATTACCACGCCGATTACGTGAAGCCGGGCTGGTCGAGGCGCCTGAAGAAGATGGACGTGATCGGACGTCACATCTTCTACCAGCTGAAGCGCGGCCAGACCTGA
- the acuI gene encoding Acrylyl-CoA reductase AcuI, giving the protein MATFKAWVVEKGEAGQSLRFTDFDEANLMDGDVTVRVTHSTLNYKDGLAMTGRSPVVRRFPMIPGIDFSGVVESSKHPDYKPGDAVVLTGWGVGESHLGAYAERARVKGDWLVPLPDGLKPEEAMAVGTAGYTAMLCVMALDAHGLKPSDGPAIVTGASGGVGSVAVALLARAGWHVIAVTGRAGEADYLTSLGASEILDRAELSNPGKPLAKERWAAGIDAVGSTTLANLLAATKADGAIAACGLAGGMDLPTSVAPFILRGVSLFGINSVTTPLPKRRDAWARIARELDRDLLARMTSTVPLAQVGALAEDILAGRIRGRTVVTIG; this is encoded by the coding sequence ATGGCGACGTTCAAGGCATGGGTGGTCGAGAAGGGCGAGGCGGGCCAGAGCCTTCGCTTCACCGATTTCGACGAAGCGAACCTGATGGACGGCGACGTCACCGTCCGGGTCACGCACTCGACCCTCAATTACAAGGACGGACTGGCGATGACCGGGCGCTCGCCCGTAGTGCGCCGCTTCCCCATGATCCCCGGCATCGACTTCTCCGGCGTGGTCGAAAGCTCCAAGCATCCGGACTACAAGCCCGGCGATGCGGTGGTGCTCACCGGCTGGGGCGTGGGTGAGAGCCATCTCGGCGCCTATGCCGAGCGCGCGCGAGTAAAGGGCGATTGGCTCGTTCCGCTGCCGGACGGGCTCAAACCCGAAGAGGCGATGGCGGTCGGCACCGCCGGCTACACCGCCATGCTCTGTGTTATGGCGCTCGATGCCCATGGACTCAAACCCTCCGATGGACCCGCCATCGTCACGGGCGCCTCCGGCGGCGTCGGATCGGTGGCGGTGGCGCTTCTGGCAAGAGCCGGGTGGCACGTCATCGCCGTCACCGGCCGCGCCGGCGAAGCGGATTACCTCACATCCCTCGGCGCATCCGAGATCCTGGACCGGGCCGAACTCTCCAATCCCGGCAAGCCCCTGGCGAAGGAGCGGTGGGCGGCCGGGATCGACGCGGTGGGTTCGACGACCCTCGCCAATCTCCTCGCCGCCACCAAGGCCGACGGGGCCATCGCGGCCTGCGGCCTCGCCGGCGGTATGGACCTGCCGACCTCCGTGGCACCCTTCATCCTGCGCGGCGTCAGCCTGTTCGGCATCAACAGCGTCACCACGCCCCTGCCCAAGCGCCGGGACGCCTGGGCGAGGATCGCGAGGGAGCTCGACCGGGACCTCCTCGCCAGGATGACGAGCACCGTGCCTCTTGCGCAGGTCGGGGCGCTTGCCGAAGACATCCTCGCGGGACGGATTCGTGGCCGCACCGTCGTCACCATCGGCTGA
- the greA_2 gene encoding Transcription elongation factor GreA: MSSAFVKEREGGEAFEDLPDRPISPHPNFVTPQGLAQMEAEVARLQSEFSALTPGAKADEARVTRDLAYWTARLGSAELVEPMSGDTVHFGSTVTIVKEDDTKQTFRIVGEDEADPAKGSISYVSPMAKALTGKSVGDSVEVNGHEVEIESIA; the protein is encoded by the coding sequence ATGAGCAGTGCATTCGTCAAAGAGCGTGAGGGCGGCGAGGCCTTCGAGGATCTTCCCGATCGTCCGATCTCGCCCCACCCCAACTTCGTCACCCCCCAGGGGCTCGCCCAGATGGAGGCAGAGGTGGCGCGGCTGCAGTCGGAGTTTTCCGCGCTGACGCCTGGGGCCAAGGCCGACGAGGCCCGCGTCACCCGCGACCTCGCCTATTGGACGGCGCGGCTCGGTTCGGCCGAACTGGTGGAGCCCATGAGCGGCGACACCGTGCATTTCGGCTCCACCGTCACCATCGTCAAAGAGGACGACACCAAGCAGACGTTCCGCATCGTCGGCGAGGACGAAGCCGATCCGGCGAAAGGATCGATCTCCTACGTCTCGCCCATGGCCAAGGCGCTCACCGGCAAGAGCGTGGGCGACAGTGTCGAAGTGAACGGGCACGAGGTCGAGATCGAGTCGATCGCCTGA
- a CDS encoding NAD(P)H dehydrogenase (quinone): MAKVLVLYYSSWGHVEQMANAVAEGAREAGAEVSVKRVPELVPDDVAKQFHYKLDQQAPIATVDELADYDAIIFGTPTRYGNMAAQMKQFIDQTGGLWAQGKLIGKVGSVFTSTASQHGGQETTLTSFHTVLFHHGMVVVGLPYAFAGQNGVEQVKGGTPYGASTIADGDGSRQPAVIELDGARYQGRHVAGIAAKLAG; encoded by the coding sequence ATGGCGAAGGTTCTGGTTCTCTACTACTCGTCCTGGGGACATGTTGAGCAGATGGCTAACGCCGTCGCGGAGGGTGCCCGAGAGGCCGGGGCCGAGGTCAGCGTCAAGCGCGTGCCGGAACTCGTCCCCGACGACGTCGCCAAACAGTTTCACTACAAGCTCGACCAGCAGGCGCCCATCGCCACCGTGGACGAGCTGGCCGATTACGACGCGATCATCTTCGGTACGCCCACACGCTACGGCAACATGGCCGCCCAGATGAAGCAGTTCATCGACCAGACCGGCGGCCTCTGGGCGCAGGGCAAGCTGATCGGTAAGGTCGGTTCGGTCTTCACCTCCACCGCCTCGCAGCATGGCGGTCAAGAGACGACGCTGACGAGCTTCCACACCGTGCTCTTCCATCACGGCATGGTCGTCGTCGGGTTGCCCTACGCCTTCGCCGGGCAGAACGGTGTCGAGCAGGTGAAGGGCGGTACGCCCTATGGCGCATCCACCATCGCCGATGGCGACGGGAGCCGCCAGCCGGCCGTCATCGAACTCGATGGCGCCCGCTACCAGGGCAGGCACGTGGCCGGCATCGCCGCCAAGCTCGCCGGCTGA
- the ywlC gene encoding Threonylcarbamoyl-AMP synthase yields MNDIGSIPGETLRLDIDEAGIERSAQLLRNGGLVAFPTETVYGLGADASDAQAVARIYAAKERPSFNPLIAHVPGLDAARREGVFDGIALRLAAAFWPGPLTLVVPAAPGGTVSDLARAGLPSVALRVPANPVALSLLEKVGRPVAAPSANRSGRVSPTRAEHVLADLDGRIAAILDGGSTPVGLESTVVACLDGRARLLRPGGATREAIEAILGFALDAAHESGEAPIGPGLLASHYAPRAAVRLDASRVEPHEAVLLFGPVDPPGTEAATARLNLSAAGDLREAAAALFSALRRLDEAGTGSIAVAPIPRTGLGEAINDRLRRAAAPR; encoded by the coding sequence ATGAACGATATCGGGTCAATCCCCGGCGAAACGCTGAGGCTGGACATCGACGAGGCCGGGATCGAGCGCTCCGCGCAACTGCTGCGGAACGGCGGGCTCGTCGCGTTTCCCACGGAGACGGTCTACGGCCTCGGCGCCGATGCCTCCGACGCCCAGGCCGTCGCGCGGATCTATGCGGCCAAGGAGCGGCCGAGCTTCAACCCGCTGATCGCCCATGTGCCCGGTCTCGATGCCGCCCGGCGCGAGGGCGTGTTCGACGGTATTGCCCTGCGCCTCGCAGCGGCGTTCTGGCCCGGTCCGCTGACGCTCGTCGTCCCGGCGGCGCCCGGCGGAACCGTGAGCGACCTAGCCCGCGCCGGTCTCCCCAGCGTGGCCCTTCGCGTCCCGGCCAATCCCGTCGCCCTGTCCCTCCTCGAAAAAGTCGGACGGCCGGTGGCGGCGCCCTCCGCCAATCGCTCGGGCCGTGTGAGCCCGACCCGTGCCGAGCACGTCCTTGCCGATCTCGACGGTCGCATCGCCGCAATTCTCGATGGCGGCAGCACCCCGGTCGGTTTGGAATCCACGGTCGTCGCCTGTCTCGACGGTCGCGCGCGCCTGTTGCGTCCCGGCGGCGCGACGCGCGAGGCGATCGAGGCGATCCTGGGATTTGCCCTCGACGCTGCTCACGAGTCCGGTGAGGCGCCGATCGGTCCCGGTCTCCTCGCCTCCCATTACGCGCCGAGGGCCGCCGTGCGCCTGGACGCATCGCGGGTCGAACCGCACGAGGCGGTCCTGCTCTTCGGCCCCGTGGACCCGCCTGGAACGGAAGCGGCGACGGCGCGCCTGAACCTGAGCGCGGCGGGAGACCTGCGGGAGGCCGCCGCCGCCCTGTTTTCGGCGTTGCGCCGTCTCGACGAGGCTGGAACCGGTAGCATCGCCGTCGCCCCGATCCCTCGGACGGGGCTCGGAGAAGCGATCAACGATAGGCTGCGCCGAGCCGCGGCACCCCGCTGA